The nucleotide sequence TAGCTACTGTCAAACAGGACCAACATGAGATTGACCACCGCGAGAATCGCGACAAAGCGCTCAAACCAGAGCGCCGTGGTTCTAATAATGGGGCGACGTTTTTTGGTGCGGGTGAGTGCGGCCATAGCGATAACAAGTTGCTCTCGGCGATTTGCTTAGATGATTAATTACCTGTTTGTGAGAATAGACTGCTTGATCCCTTTTCTCCAAAAATTATCCTGTTTTGTTCGGCGATCGCGTCGGCGATGATCTCACCGACCTCAGTGCTCAAGAGCCAATGCGACCCCTGATAGGATCTGCATGGTTAGAACAATTACCTCCACAGAAACGATTCCGTAGCGAATTCCGATACGGTAAGGGCTGCTTTTCAGAGCACCTTCTCCTCAGATGTCAAAGTGGCAGGATTCGGAGAGGGCGTCGGCGTCACGAGCCATTCATCTGAAAATCTGTAAAATAAAAGCTGTTACATACCTTTACAGAGACTAGCGTTCATGACGGTTGCGATCGCCTCCAACATTCACACTGTGCCAGCGTTGCCGGGGCAGGTTTGGTCATGGGATGGCCATGATATCTACTATGTTGCGGCCGGTGAGCCCCGCGGAGATCGTCCCCCACTATTGCTGGTGCATGGGTTTGGCGCCTCCACAGACCATTGGCGCAAAAATGTTCATGAGTTAAAAGACGACTTTGAAGTTTGGGCGATCGACTTACTGGGTTTTGGGCGATCGGCGAAGCCTGATAGGCAATACAGCGGTCAACTTTGGCGCGATCAACTGCATCACTTCATTCAAGAGAACATCGGTCGCCCGACCGTCATTGCCGGTAATTCTCTCGGTGGGTATGCCAGTCTCTGCATCGCTGCTGACTATCCCGAATCGGTTGCTGGCGTGGTGCTGCTCAACAGCGCCGGCCCGTTTCAAGATGCGACGTCCACGGAAGCACCTAAGCCCTGGCAAACGGCAATTCGACAAGCCATCCAGACGTTTATGCTCCAGCCATTCCCTAGTTGGCTGTTGTTTCAATACGTACGGCAGCCGCGTAATGTTCGCAAGACCTTGCAACAGGTCTATGTCGATCAAACGGCAGTCACTGACCAATTGGTGGAAGAAATTCTGCGTCCGGCCAATGATCCCGGAGCAGCACAAGTCTTTGCCTCAGTGTTCAAATCGCCCAAAGGTGACACAGTGGATGCTTTGCTCGGGCGAATGTCTGCTCCCCTCTTAATCTTGTGGGGCGAGGGTGATCCCTGGATGAATACTCGCCGTCGCAGCGAACAGTTTCGCCAGCATTATCCCCAGCTTCAAGAGCATTTTTTACAAGCTGGACATTGCCCCCACGATGAAGTGCCCCAACAGGTTAATCAGTTAATGCGTGACTGGGTCTTGAGTTTATGAGCATCCACACCAGCGACGGGGCAAAAACCTACAGGCTTTTGCGAAAGCAGCGAATTAAACCAACGTCTTCAAAACCTAACGCTACATGAGCTTGCCAACTCGCGAGGTTGTCGGCTTCAGCATCAGAAGCGAACTCGGTGCAACCTTGCGATCGCCCCCAATCATCAGCGGCATCGATTAAGGCTCGTCCAACCCCTTGATGACGATATTCAGCAACCACATACCAGCCCTCCAAATATGCGACCCGCTGGGTGTCGCAGCCTTCGGCGTAGGTGCGGATGGAAAGTTCTGCGAAGCCGATCGCTTGCTGCTGATCCGTTTCTGCAATCAACACGGCTAACGGTTCAGGCGCTGTGCCCGCAAAAAATGCAGCGATCGCAGTTTGATGTTCTACCGTCGGGGTGTCAGGCCAGAGACCTTGTCGAAGGTTTAGCCAGATATCGGCATCAGCAGAGTTAACCAAACGAACATGCCAGGCAGAATGTGTTGGTGTGATTGGGGGGTCAGCCAAGTTAGATTACTCCGCAAGTTATTCGTCCCAGAGATTAGCCAGGGTGTAGGGGCCATCTTCCACGACCCAGATGGAACCATCCACATAACGGCGGTGGCGATCCAGAGCGGCGATCGCAGCCATATCCTCGTCAGTCAAAGTCAACTGAGCGGCAGCAAGGTTTTGCTCAATGCGAGCCGGATTCACCGATTTGGGAATGACGGCTGTACCGCGCTGCATCGCCCACCGAATTAACACCTGGGCAGGGGTCGCTTGGTGCCGGTCAGCAATTTCTACAATGGTGGGGTCTTCTAGTAATACGGGTTCATCCTTAGCCTTGAGTGACGCAGGGCGATCGGATGATCCCAGCGGTGAGTAGCCTGTGAGAAAGACATTCTGAGCTTGGGCAAACTCCAGCAGTTCAGTCTGCTGTAAATAGGGATGGAGTTCGACTTGATTCATCACCGGGCGAATGGTGGCAGTGTCGAGCAGCGATCGCAGCTTGGCAATACTGAAATTAGAGACGCCAATATGACGAGTCAAGCCCGCTTGCACCAAAGACTCCATCGCTTGCCAGGTAGTCGCGATCGGAAGTTCCTCTAGGCCAATCAACTTTTCCTTCGTAAGTGGAAAACCCTCACCTTTTTTGATCGCCACTGGCCAGTGCATGAGATATAAATCCAGATAATCCAGCTGCAAATCAGTTAGCGTCTGTTTCAGACCAGCCTCGACATCCTTGGGGGCGTGGGAGTCATTCCACAACTTAGAAGTAATCCACAATTCATCACGGGTGACGACTCCCGACTGCAAAGATTCCGACAGCGCTCGGCCAATCTCAGTTTCGTTGCCATAAATCAGTGCACAGTCGATATGCCGATACCCGAGGGCGATCGCCGCCTTCACCGCTTCATAAACTTCTCCCGGCGCCGATTTCCAGGTACCTAAACCAATCATCGGCATCGTGTCACCGTTCGGATAACGCAGGGTCTGCATTGTGGACGCCTCATGCACAAACAACGGTCTGACTCTAACGAATTCTTGTCCCAGAGACAAAAATAGTCTCATCGCCGAGCCATCAGACATCTTGAATCGTCCTGCCCTTCTATTAACGAGGCCAATCGTCATCTCTAGACAACAGAAAATCCAGACAATAAAAAAGCAGGCATGTATAATACACACCCGCCTCAATCACTCACATTACCCAAAGCAAAAGTCTGAAGCTTACTGCAAACCAGTGTTAGTACCGGGCTTACCAGTTGCCATTTCAACCTTAACAATCTTGCCACCCATCTTTTGGATGCGCTGCTGCTCACGAAACCAGTTGTCGTAGGGAACTAGCTTGGTGAAAAAGGTGTTTTGCAACTCTCGCTGGGTGCGAATGCGAGTTTGGCTCGGGACACAGGCCGTAATCTTAAACATTCGCATGGCTAATCAGCTCTCCTAAAACCTAATGTCAATCAACAGCAAAGAAAATGATGGATTAACAGGCGATCGCGCTTTCACTCAGAAAGTCTGCAAAAACCGATTAAAACCTCAAAGTTAGAAACATCTCCCGCAGAAGGGCTGTGTCTCAAGCCAATGCCATACTCAGAAACTCTCAGTAATAACACTCACCCCAGACAAAGTTTCTGCGGGAGCCCACCTTCAAAGATGGGAACGAAGCTACTCAGATCTACGTCTAGCTCAAGCCAGAGCAGATGTAGTCGAAGTAGACGCCCATTTCCTTACCTGCGTCAGCGCCGACCAAGCCAGCGGTAACTTCTTTCATTGCCTGAATTGCGTTCACAGTAGCACCGATGGGCACACCCAGAGAGTTATAGGTCTCTTTTAGGCCGTTCAGCACACGCTCATCCAAGATGGAAGGATCACCAGCCAACATGGCATAGGTGGAGT is from Leptolyngbya iicbica LK and encodes:
- a CDS encoding alpha/beta fold hydrolase, whose translation is MTVAIASNIHTVPALPGQVWSWDGHDIYYVAAGEPRGDRPPLLLVHGFGASTDHWRKNVHELKDDFEVWAIDLLGFGRSAKPDRQYSGQLWRDQLHHFIQENIGRPTVIAGNSLGGYASLCIAADYPESVAGVVLLNSAGPFQDATSTEAPKPWQTAIRQAIQTFMLQPFPSWLLFQYVRQPRNVRKTLQQVYVDQTAVTDQLVEEILRPANDPGAAQVFASVFKSPKGDTVDALLGRMSAPLLILWGEGDPWMNTRRRSEQFRQHYPQLQEHFLQAGHCPHDEVPQQVNQLMRDWVLSL
- the aac(6') gene encoding aminoglycoside 6'-N-acetyltransferase, producing the protein MTPTHSAWHVRLVNSADADIWLNLRQGLWPDTPTVEHQTAIAAFFAGTAPEPLAVLIAETDQQQAIGFAELSIRTYAEGCDTQRVAYLEGWYVVAEYRHQGVGRALIDAADDWGRSQGCTEFASDAEADNLASWQAHVALGFEDVGLIRCFRKSL
- a CDS encoding aldo/keto reductase: MQTLRYPNGDTMPMIGLGTWKSAPGEVYEAVKAAIALGYRHIDCALIYGNETEIGRALSESLQSGVVTRDELWITSKLWNDSHAPKDVEAGLKQTLTDLQLDYLDLYLMHWPVAIKKGEGFPLTKEKLIGLEELPIATTWQAMESLVQAGLTRHIGVSNFSIAKLRSLLDTATIRPVMNQVELHPYLQQTELLEFAQAQNVFLTGYSPLGSSDRPASLKAKDEPVLLEDPTIVEIADRHQATPAQVLIRWAMQRGTAVIPKSVNPARIEQNLAAAQLTLTDEDMAAIAALDRHRRYVDGSIWVVEDGPYTLANLWDE
- a CDS encoding phycobilisome linker polypeptide, producing the protein MRMFKITACVPSQTRIRTQRELQNTFFTKLVPYDNWFREQQRIQKMGGKIVKVEMATGKPGTNTGLQ